One Camelina sativa cultivar DH55 chromosome 3, Cs, whole genome shotgun sequence genomic window carries:
- the LOC104778147 gene encoding proline-rich receptor-like protein kinase PERK15 isoform X1, producing MSSSPSNNTIPSVQFPPDPVFPSTNPNTTTTTPSQPSIIGPFSPPPLTIESSDDGRLGKTALAILITGAVFGATLVLIGVCIFVCFYKIKKKKKKMRRDAEAAINGGDSLDPKGSNLQQWNQQSSSSEVGQNLFTYEDLSKATSDFSDSNLIGQGGFGYVHRGVLADGTEVAIKQLKAGSGQGEREFQAEIQTISRVNHRHLVSLLGYCITGSRRLLVYEFVPNKTLEFHLHEKGRPVMEWTKRMKIALGAAKGLSYLHEDCKPKTIHRDVKAANILIDHSYEAKLADFGLARSSLDTDTHVSTRIMGTFGYLAPEYASSGKLTDKSDVFSFGVVLLELITGRRPVDNSQPFADDDSIVDWAKPLMIQALNGGSFDGLVDPRLEHEFDISEMTRMVACAAASVRHSAKRRPKMSQIVRAFEGNISLDDLTEGSAPGHSTIYSLDGSSDYSSTQYKEDLKKFKKMAYESQTFGSSECSGLTSDNGQNPSGSSSITEGNRTTQEIEPEKKTNDTI from the exons ATGTCATCGTCTCCGTCAAACAACACTATCCCTTCCGTCCAATTCCCACCGGACCCAGTGTTTCCTTCCACCAATCCAAACACAACAACCACAACTCCGTCTCAGCCATCCATCATCGGACCTTTTTCGCCGCCTCCTTTAACGATTGAGTCATCAGACGATGGAAGATTGGGGAAAACAGCATTAGCTATACTAATCACTGGAGCAGTTTTTGGAGCTACGCTTGTTCTAATCGGAGTTTGTATCTTCGTTTGTTTctataaaataaagaagaagaagaagaagatgagaagagatGCTGAAGCTGCCATTAATGGAGGAGACTCACTAgatcccaaag GTAGTAATCTTCAACAATGGAACCAACAAAGTAGTTCATCAGAGGTTGGACAGAACTTGTTTACATATGAAGATTTGTCTAAAGCAACTAGTGATTTCTCCGACAGTAACCTTATTGGACAAGGTGGGTTTGGTTATGTTCATAGAGGAGTTCTTGCTGATGGAACTGAGGTTGCTATTAAGCAGCTTAAAGCTGGGAGTGGACAAGGCGAACGCGAGTTTCAAGCTGAGATACAGACTATTAGCAGAGTTAATCACAGGcatcttgtttctcttcttgGTTATTGTATTACTGGTTCTCGAAGATTGcttgtttatgagtttgtgCCTAACAAGACTCTCGAGTTTCATTTGCACG AGAAAGGGAGACCTGTAATGGAGTGGACAAAGAGGATGAAGATTGCTTTGGGTGCAGCTAAAGGATTGTCGTACTTACATGAAGACT GTAAACCTAAAACAATACACCGGGATGTGAAGGCTGCAAATATTTTAATTGACCATAGCTATGAGGCAAAG TTAGCAGATTTTGGACTCGCCAGGTCTTCTTTAGACACTGATACTCATGTTTCCACTCGGATTATGGGTACATTCGG TTACTTGGCTCCTGAATATGCTTCTTCAGGGAAACTCACTGATAAATCAGATGTTTTCTCGTTTGGAGTGGTGCTTCTCGAATTGATAACCGGGCGTCGACCTGTTGATAACTCGCAGCCTTTTGCAGATGATGATAGCATTGTTGATTGG GCAAAACCTTTGATGATACAAGCTCTAAATGGTGGTAGCTTTGACGGTCTTGTTGACCCGAGATTAGAGCATGAGTTTGATATCAGCGAAATGACGAGAATGGTTGCTTGCGCTGCTGCTAGTGTCCGTCATTCAGCAAAACGCCGCCCAAAAATGAGCCAG ATAGTTCGAGCATTTGAAGGAAACATATCTTTAGATGACCTAACGGAAGGATCTGCTCCAGGACACAGCACTATTTACAGCTTAGATGGGAGCTCAGATTATAGCTCAACACAATACAAAGAAGACTTGAAGAAATTCAAGAAAATGGCATATGAAAGCCAGACGTTTGGTAGTAGCGAATGCAGCGGTTTGACTAGCGACAACGGTCAGAACCCGTCAGGGTCCTCTAGCATCACCGAAGGCAACCGTACAACGCAAGAGATCGAACCAGAGAAGAAAACGAACGATactatataa
- the LOC104778151 gene encoding 60S ribosomal protein L37-3, whose product MGKGTGSFGKRRNKSHTLCVRCGRRSFHIQKSRCSACAYPAARKRTYNWSVKAIRRKTTGTGRMRYLRNVPRRFKTGFREGTEAKPRVKAAAA is encoded by the exons ATG GGAAAGGGAACGGGAAGTTTCGGAAAGAGAAGGAATAAGAGTCATACACTCTGTGTAAGATGTGGCCGTCGTAGTTTCCACATCCAGAAGAGTCGTTGCTCTGCTTGTGCTTACCCCGCCGCTCGCAAGAGGACCT ACAACTGGAGTGTGAAGGCAATCCGTAGAAAGACTACTGGAACTGGAAGGATGAGGTATCTTCGCAATGTTCCTCGCAGGTTCAAGACCGGTTTCAGAGAAG GTACCGAAGCCAAGCCAAGAGTCAAGGCAGCAGCAGCTTAA
- the LOC104778147 gene encoding proline-rich receptor-like protein kinase PERK15 isoform X3 — MSSSPSNNTIPSVQFPPDPVFPSTNPNTTTTTPSQPSIIGPFSPPPLTIESSDDGRLGKTALAILITGAVFGATLVLIGVCIFVCFYKIKKKKKKMRRDAEAAINGGDSLDPKGSNLQQWNQQSSSSEVGQNLFTYEDLSKATSDFSDSNLIGQGGFGYVHRGVLADGTEVAIKQLKAGSGQGEREFQAEIQTISRVNHRHLVSLLGYCITGSRRLLVYEFVPNKTLEFHLHEKGRPVMEWTKRMKIALGAAKGLSYLHEDCKPKTIHRDVKAANILIDHSYEAKLADFGLARSSLDTDTHVSTRIMGTFGYLAPEYASSGKLTDKSDVFSFGVVLLELITGRRPVDNSQPFADDDSIVDWAKPLMIQALNGGSFDGLVDPRLEHEFDISEMTRMVACAAASVRHSAKRRPKMSQFEHLKETYL; from the exons ATGTCATCGTCTCCGTCAAACAACACTATCCCTTCCGTCCAATTCCCACCGGACCCAGTGTTTCCTTCCACCAATCCAAACACAACAACCACAACTCCGTCTCAGCCATCCATCATCGGACCTTTTTCGCCGCCTCCTTTAACGATTGAGTCATCAGACGATGGAAGATTGGGGAAAACAGCATTAGCTATACTAATCACTGGAGCAGTTTTTGGAGCTACGCTTGTTCTAATCGGAGTTTGTATCTTCGTTTGTTTctataaaataaagaagaagaagaagaagatgagaagagatGCTGAAGCTGCCATTAATGGAGGAGACTCACTAgatcccaaag GTAGTAATCTTCAACAATGGAACCAACAAAGTAGTTCATCAGAGGTTGGACAGAACTTGTTTACATATGAAGATTTGTCTAAAGCAACTAGTGATTTCTCCGACAGTAACCTTATTGGACAAGGTGGGTTTGGTTATGTTCATAGAGGAGTTCTTGCTGATGGAACTGAGGTTGCTATTAAGCAGCTTAAAGCTGGGAGTGGACAAGGCGAACGCGAGTTTCAAGCTGAGATACAGACTATTAGCAGAGTTAATCACAGGcatcttgtttctcttcttgGTTATTGTATTACTGGTTCTCGAAGATTGcttgtttatgagtttgtgCCTAACAAGACTCTCGAGTTTCATTTGCACG AGAAAGGGAGACCTGTAATGGAGTGGACAAAGAGGATGAAGATTGCTTTGGGTGCAGCTAAAGGATTGTCGTACTTACATGAAGACT GTAAACCTAAAACAATACACCGGGATGTGAAGGCTGCAAATATTTTAATTGACCATAGCTATGAGGCAAAG TTAGCAGATTTTGGACTCGCCAGGTCTTCTTTAGACACTGATACTCATGTTTCCACTCGGATTATGGGTACATTCGG TTACTTGGCTCCTGAATATGCTTCTTCAGGGAAACTCACTGATAAATCAGATGTTTTCTCGTTTGGAGTGGTGCTTCTCGAATTGATAACCGGGCGTCGACCTGTTGATAACTCGCAGCCTTTTGCAGATGATGATAGCATTGTTGATTGG GCAAAACCTTTGATGATACAAGCTCTAAATGGTGGTAGCTTTGACGGTCTTGTTGACCCGAGATTAGAGCATGAGTTTGATATCAGCGAAATGACGAGAATGGTTGCTTGCGCTGCTGCTAGTGTCCGTCATTCAGCAAAACGCCGCCCAAAAATGAGCCAG TTCGAGCATTTGAAGGAAACATATCTTTAG
- the LOC104778147 gene encoding proline-rich receptor-like protein kinase PERK15 isoform X2: MDVVPILITLITGATLFIIVLCIVCCCKRKKRKMRRDAEAAMRRDAEAAINGGDSLDPTVNNLQQRSSSSVIGHNLFTYEDLSRATSDFSDSNLIGQGGFGYVHRGVLVDGTEVAIKQLKVGSGQGEREFQAEIQTISRVHHRHLVSLLGYCITGSLRLLAYEFVPNKTLEFHLHEKGRPVLEWTKRMKIALGAAKGLSYLHEDCKPKTIHRDVKAANILIDHSYEAMLADFGLARTSLDTETHVTTRIMGTFGYLAPEYASSGKLTDKSDVFSFGVVLLELITGRRPIHNSQPFADGESIVDWAKPLMIQALNDGSFDGLVDPRLEHDFDISEMKRMVACAAACVRHSAKRRPKMSQIVRAFEGNISLDDLTEGSAPGHSTIYSLDGSSDYSSTQYKEDLKKFKKMAYESQTFGSSECSGLTSDNGQNPSGSSSITEGNRTTQEIEPEKKTNDTI, from the exons ATGGATGTAGTACCTATTCTAATCACTCTAATCACTGGAGCCACGCTTTTTATAATCGTACTTTGTATCGTATGTTGctgtaaaagaaagaagaggaagatgagaagaGATGCTGAAGCTGCCATGAGAAGAGATGCTGAAGCTGCCATTAATGGAGGAGACTCACTAGATCCCACAG TTAATAATCTTCAGCAAAGGAGTAGTTCATCAGTGATCGGACACAACTTGTTTACGTATGAAGATTTGTCTAGAGCAACTAGTGATTTCTCCGACAGTAACCTTATTGGACAAGGTGGGTTTGGTTATGTTCACAGAGGAGTTCTTGTTGATGGAACTGAGGTTGCTATTAAGCAGCTTAAAGTTGGGAGTGGACAAGGCGAACGCGAGTTTCAAGCCGAGATACAGACTATTAGTAGAGTTCATCACAGGcatcttgtttctcttcttgGTTATTGTATAACTGGTTCTCTAAGACTGCTTGCTTATGAGTTTGTGCCTAACAAGACTCTCGAGTTTCATTTGCACG AGAAAGGGAGACCTGTACTGGAGTGGACAAAGAGGATGAAGATTGCTTTGGGTGCAGCTAAAGGATTGTCATACTTACATGAAGATT GTAAACCTAAAACAATACACCGGGATGTGAAGGCTGCAAATATTCTAATTGACCATAGCTACGAGGCAATG TTAGCAGATTTTGGACTCGCCAGGACTTCTTTAGACACTGAAACTCATGTTACCACTCGGATTATGGGAACATTCGG TTACTTGGCTCCTGAATATGCTTCTTCAGGAAAACTCACTGACAAATCAGATGTTTTCTCGTTTGGAGTGGTGCTTCTCGAACTGATAACCGGGCGCCGACCTATTCATAATTCGCAGCCTTTTGCAGATGGTGAAAGCATTGTTGATTGG GCAAAACCTTTGATGATACAAGCTCTAAATGATGGTAGCTTTGACGGTCTTGTTGACCCGAGATTAGAGCATGACTTTGATATCAGCGAAATGAAGAGAATGGTTGCTTGCGCTGCTGCTTGTGTCCGTCATTCAGCAAAACGCCGCCCAAAAATGAGCCAG ATAGTTCGAGCATTTGAAGGAAACATATCTTTAGATGACCTAACGGAAGGATCTGCTCCAGGACACAGCACTATTTACAGCTTAGATGGGAGCTCAGATTATAGCTCAACACAATACAAAGAAGACTTGAAGAAATTCAAGAAAATGGCATATGAAAGCCAGACGTTTGGTAGTAGCGAATGCAGCGGTTTGACTAGCGACAACGGTCAGAACCCGTCAGGGTCCTCTAGCATCACCGAAGGCAACCGTACAACGCAAGAGATCGAACCAGAGAAGAAAACGAACGATactatataa
- the LOC104778147 gene encoding proline-rich receptor-like protein kinase PERK15 isoform X4 encodes MSSSPSNNTIPSVQFPPDPVFPSTNPNTTTTTPSQPSIIGPFSPPPLTIESSDDGRLGKTALAILITGAVFGATLVLIGVCIFVCFYKIKKKKKKMRRDAEAAINGGDSLDPKGSNLQQWNQQSSSSEVGQNLFTYEDLSKATSDFSDSNLIGQGGFGYVHRGVLADGTEVAIKQLKAGSGQGEREFQAEIQTISRVNHRHLVSLLGYCITGSRRLLVYEFVPNKTLEFHLHEKGRPVMEWTKRMKIALGAAKGLSYLHEDCKPKTIHRDVKAANILIDHSYEAKLADFGLARSSLDTDTHVSTRIMGTFGYLAPEYASSGKLTDKSDVFSFGVVLLELITGRRPVDNSQPFADDDSIVDWVGKTFDDTSSKWW; translated from the exons ATGTCATCGTCTCCGTCAAACAACACTATCCCTTCCGTCCAATTCCCACCGGACCCAGTGTTTCCTTCCACCAATCCAAACACAACAACCACAACTCCGTCTCAGCCATCCATCATCGGACCTTTTTCGCCGCCTCCTTTAACGATTGAGTCATCAGACGATGGAAGATTGGGGAAAACAGCATTAGCTATACTAATCACTGGAGCAGTTTTTGGAGCTACGCTTGTTCTAATCGGAGTTTGTATCTTCGTTTGTTTctataaaataaagaagaagaagaagaagatgagaagagatGCTGAAGCTGCCATTAATGGAGGAGACTCACTAgatcccaaag GTAGTAATCTTCAACAATGGAACCAACAAAGTAGTTCATCAGAGGTTGGACAGAACTTGTTTACATATGAAGATTTGTCTAAAGCAACTAGTGATTTCTCCGACAGTAACCTTATTGGACAAGGTGGGTTTGGTTATGTTCATAGAGGAGTTCTTGCTGATGGAACTGAGGTTGCTATTAAGCAGCTTAAAGCTGGGAGTGGACAAGGCGAACGCGAGTTTCAAGCTGAGATACAGACTATTAGCAGAGTTAATCACAGGcatcttgtttctcttcttgGTTATTGTATTACTGGTTCTCGAAGATTGcttgtttatgagtttgtgCCTAACAAGACTCTCGAGTTTCATTTGCACG AGAAAGGGAGACCTGTAATGGAGTGGACAAAGAGGATGAAGATTGCTTTGGGTGCAGCTAAAGGATTGTCGTACTTACATGAAGACT GTAAACCTAAAACAATACACCGGGATGTGAAGGCTGCAAATATTTTAATTGACCATAGCTATGAGGCAAAG TTAGCAGATTTTGGACTCGCCAGGTCTTCTTTAGACACTGATACTCATGTTTCCACTCGGATTATGGGTACATTCGG TTACTTGGCTCCTGAATATGCTTCTTCAGGGAAACTCACTGATAAATCAGATGTTTTCTCGTTTGGAGTGGTGCTTCTCGAATTGATAACCGGGCGTCGACCTGTTGATAACTCGCAGCCTTTTGCAGATGATGATAGCATTGTTGATTGGGTTG GCAAAACCTTTGATGATACAAGCTCTAAATGGTGGTAG